NNNNNNNNNNNNNNNNNNNNNNNNNNNNNNNNNNNNNNNNAGCCCCTgataaggggggcttccctggtggcgcggtggttgagagtccgcctgccgatgcaggggacgcaggttcgtgccccggtctgggaagatcccacatgccgcggagcggctgggcccgtgagccgtggccgctgagcctgcgctccacaacgggtgaggccacagcagtgagaggcccgcgtaccgcaaaaacaaaaacaaaaacaaaaactatagtttgctttattttcagaTCGTGACTTTCTTGAACAGTGTGCCTTCTGTGATTGTTCAGATGTTTCTAGTCAGCTCTTCAACGTTCGCTGCCCCGTAAAGCAGCTTTTCTTTCCCTGCAGTTCTCAGTTTCAGTTTCTTCtaacctatgttttcctctttgttgAATTCTTCTCTTGTTTGGCTGGAGTTTATGCAACACATCAAATCAAATattgtttgtttgtctggaaaGGGAGCACAGGCAATAACCTTTCTGAGTCCTTGTCTGTCTAGCAGTAGCTTTGCTTTGTTCAGGTCTAGAATCTTGACAAGTTTGTATTGCAGGTGATTGCTGATGCCGTCAGAGGCCAGTCTGCCACCACAACTTTTCTCACACATTGCCCAAGTTCCCTCTGCATGCCCACAGCCCCGTATCTCACTGTGGTTGTGAAATCACATAGAAACAGTTGAAGCCAGCTCTCCGAGATAGATATATTCTACACTTGTCAGAAATAGCAAATTGAGTGTGTCCATCAGGTTATTTTATGAACTTATCAGCCTATCTTGCCATGAAAGCCTGGTGTGaaggattttataaaaatatatcttataaaGCAAATTGCTTAGAGCAAAGGTAACTGAAATAGCCAGAAATACAAAACGTTGCTATTGCTTTCTGTCAATAATCAAGACATGGAAAACGTAGGAAGtcaagaagctggaaaaaaaaaaaaaagagttaaagatGCAGAATTTCAGGAAGACTGAGAAAAACTGAGGGATAACCTGGAGGTAGCATTCAAGCCTCAGcttacaaaaagatgaaaaaagaaagaaatgttcccTGTTGTCTTACTGCAGCCGTTGATAGCATCAGTATAGAGGAATTCAGGGGGGGTTTCCAGGGGGtcctggaaaatgggaataatgaacgctgttttctgttttgtgtgtttgttacATAAATCAAGCTATTTATTATGGGCTAGCAATGTTTCAAATGGTGGAGCTTTTACTGGCCTTTGCATACCTTCAGTCTTCTGAGGGCAGACATTACTGTGACTGCAGAAGTGGGCTGGGAGGTTCCGGCACCCCCAGCTACAATTTTCATGAAGGAACCCCAGTGCCTGATCCCCACAACTCAGCTCTTCATCTTGGTTTCACCTCAGAAGGAACAAGTGTACTTGGCGTGCTGgtggatttcaattttcttcaccATTCTCCTGAGGGAGGCATCAAAACAGGTCCCATGTTTACCAATGATTCTGACCTTCTTAGTGCATTTAGCCTTGTCGTTGCAAACTAAGGCTGAGCCCAGAAAGCAGATGCTGTTTTCTGAATTAAGTTAGGATTCAGCACTATTCAGAATCTCTGGTCTTCATGGAGGTAAGGGCATAAAATATCAAGCATCAATTTGACCAGAGAAGGGTTAAAACTCTCaaaaacacaaatgacaaatCATTTCCAGAAGGCCACACCTTGTCTCTTCATTCCCTGCTGGCTTTTCGAGAAACATCTCACTACTCCAAGTCCCCCAGGCAAGCTCTTCAGTAGCCACAAGGGGCcaagacaatgagaagccctcttTCAGGCTGGCTGAATCAGCAGAGgctcttttatcttctttttttctggcgGAGGCCTGGGCAACCACAGGCTCACAGCACCCTCTGCTGTTAAATTACAGAGGACAGTGCCTTGGTGTTGGGACTGAGACCACTGGAGAATTCTGGTCTGGGGCAAGAAGCAAATGACAAGAGCAAAAGAAACTCAAATTAGTTTTCATGCAAAACTTCAGGACGAATTAATCTTGCTGGTAACAGGCAGCAAAGACACAGCCAAGGAAAACGGGAGGACAGTGGAACTTTTCCAGCAAGACaacttttcagtcttttccaAAGCTGAATGGAAATCCCTGACTCACCCACACCAAGGATCCAAAACAGGCAAAGTACACTTTTTCGAGCACCATTTGTAAAACACATGGAATATTGTCTTCATAGAAATAGAGCCCAGAGTAACAGAAAGGGGAGACAGACAGGCTTAGAATTAAATGTAGGGAATTAGGGGCTTCTCTTCTGGGCCCTCTGGCTTTCAGCATGATAAGGTATGTACCTGCCCTAACAGAGGTAAAATTAGAAGCTACATGGCAACATTGTAATGGAAGGTTTTCACTTCTCCTTATAGCTTGCTTATTTGATCCTTTTTCCTTGCCAAAAGCACCAGACAGCCTTAAGATCCTTAAATGCCCCCGTCCTGAAATCACTTATTTAACCATGAGAGAGatgttagtttaaaaaagaaaagatgttggggcttccctggtggcacagtggttaagaatctgcccaccaatgtgagggacacaggttcaagccctggtccgggaagatcccacatgccgcggagcaactaagcccgtgtgccacaactactgagcctgcgtgccacaactaccgaagcccgtgtgcctagagcctgtgctccgcaacaagagaagccaccgcaatgagaagcccgcgcaccacaacgaagagtagcccccgctcgccacaactagagaaagcgcacgtgcagcagtgaagacccagtgcagccaaaaataaataaataaataaaatttttttaataaaaaaaaaaaaagaaaagatgttggtcatatatatgtatgtatatatatatacatatatacatacatatatatgtatgtatatatatacatacatatatatataatttgtgtgctcttttaaagtatattacaaaTACTTACATAACTACTTAAATATACTAGCTATGTTACTCAGAGGCCACACACATGGTGGTTAGGCAGATGGGCTCGGGAGCCAGATTGCTGGTTCAAAGTTGTGCCCTGCCATTTACTAGCCGTGTGACCCCGGCAATGTCCTTATCTCTGTGTGCTtcagtattctcatctgtaaaatggggatgacaatgGAATCCATCTCATGGggttgttctgagaattaaataagttgatatttataaagtgcttagaacaacgCCTGGCAGAACTATATATGTTTAACACCAACCAATAATTAAGCAATaccaaacaataataaaataaaaattaggcaGTGGCACTGAAGTCTGCTTTTCACTATTTGGAACTGCAATTAGCAGAGGGTTTTATCAAGTGTAACTTCCTtgtctttgtgatgtctttttcaGACTATGTTTTTGTCACCCTCTTTTTGCTGGGGTGTAACACAGGATTTACCTTCTGTtaatggggagggaggtgggcctCTGGGGACCAGAAGAAATGGCCTAAAATTGGTGGGAGAGGCTCATTTGGGTGAAGAGCAACACAAGCTTCATGTCTGTCTTATTCTTTGCCTCCTTGTAACAGCCAAGTAAAAGGTGCCCAAAATATATGACTCACTCCATCAGCCTTCCCTCCATCGAAGGCACTTTAGTCATAGTTTGGATCCAATTCAGGAAAGGAATGGGAGACACAGAAGCTTTCTGCAAGAGTATTTCATTAGGGTATGTTGAGCTCTCTGTTTTCCCAGAAGGGCTCTGCAGTTTATTTAAGTTCTTATTAAGGAAAAGACCTGGCATTCTAGCATAACTTGGCTGACTCTCTCGTTTCCACTCAGGACTAAAGGGTGGGGTGGAGCTACAGGACATTTAGGCACTATGCCTGCCTGAATTCAGGCTGTCTCCTGCTCTGTGTCCAGCTTTCATCTGATGTCTTTTGTCTCTCATACTAAAATCTGATCCAGCACCTACATGTGCACACATAGTTACAAAGGAGACCTTCACCTTGGTGTGAGCCACAGCATCTATCTTCAGCAATTTATGGGTACTTAAGTCATAAAACTTTCTTAGCCAAGAGGGAGCCCTTTCTCACTATTTCTATGCTGTAAAAGTGGATTCTAGCAATGTTCCAGAACATGCaatctatgtgtgtatatgtgtacctAAAACTCTACTACATTTTGTGATAATTAATACGTATTATTCTCTTGGTCCTCATTTAATGTTACTCTAGTAAATGATCAAACTCACTCTGCTTGATTTTCTGGTGAACCTCACAAAAGATAATCCACCCCGTCCCTTGAATACAAACTGTACCTCTCCCCAGggcattggattagggccccttTGACAGGTGTGAATGACATCACCAGTTCAAAATGTGctgctttattttcccttcctttataCAACTAGTTACTGTTTTCACATAATTAGCTCAAATGTTGATGCATTTTCCTAATTGAGTTATTTCAGAAAATTCCTTCTTTCTTAGGACACCGTGTTCACATCCCCACTTGCAGGTTAAGAGATTGAAGGTAAGGGAGAGTCTCAACAGGGAAACCATACACCCTGGGTTTGCCTGAGACCAACCTGGTTTGTGGCTCTGGAGAGATGTGTGGAGCACCCCTTTCACTCTTAGAAGTCCCCAAGTTTGGATGGTaaatcatatggtcattctaAGCCTACGTGACCAGAACCCACCCGAGTGGTGGCAAGCAAGGGTGGCCCCAGTCCAccgctttttttaaaaaaaataaatttattttattcatttttggctgcgttgggtcttcattgctgcgtgcagtctgtctctagttgtggtgagcaggggctactgttcgttgcggtgcgttggcttctcattgcggtggcttctcttgtcggggagcacgggctctagagcgcaggctcagtagttgtggcgcacgggcttagctgctccgcagcatgtgggatcttcttggaccagggatcgaacccgtgtcccctgcattggcaggtggattcttaaccactgcgccaccagggaagcccagttcactGCTATTTTTATTACACcccaatgaaacagaaacacagagggagagagggagatcaCACACACAAGAAGATGAACTcatgggaattccttggtggtccagtgggtaggactccacgattccactgcagggggcgcgggtttgatccctggtcggggaactaagatcctgcatgctgtgtggtgcagccaaaaaaatttttaaatataaaaataaataaaaatacatttaaaaaaatctcttgtcCCCTGAGTGGTGAGCTTCAGGCTGAAAGACATTTAGGAATTGCTGCCCCTAAGGAGAACAGTCACCACACACTCATGGCAGGGATTTTGCGCTCAGTAGTTCAGAGGCCCCCAGGCAGACTACAAATGGTGACAAAAGGTGTGGAGCCCCTTGTTTGTACAGATTGGATTCGTCACAAATTTACGAAGTCAAGAATTCCAGATAAAGTTTTTCAGCCTTCACCTGAAGATCATGAAAAATATGGTGGAGATCCACAGCAACCTCATAAACTGCATATTGTTACCagaataaaaagtacaaaacGACGTCCATATTGGGAGAAAGATATAATAAAGATGCTTGGGTTACAAAAAGCACATACTCCTCAAGTTCACATGAATATCCCTTCGGTGGATGCAAAACTGAAAGTGGTTAAACATTTGATAAGAATCAAGCCCCTGAAGCTGCCACAAGGTCTCCCAACAGAGGAGGACATGTCCAGCACGTGCCTCAAGAGCACTGGAGAGCTGGTGGTGGGGTGGCTTCAGAACCCCACGGACCAGGAAGTGAATTAGTCCTGATGGCCTCGTGGCTTCAGAGTAAAAAGTGCAAGTCATTTCTATTTAAAGATGGTGAGAAAGTAttctcattaaaatgttttaaattgtaaaaaaaaaaaaaaaaaaaaaaaaaaaaaaaaaaaaaatctcttgatgCCTTTCATACCCCCTCCGCAGCCTACTGATGCAACATCAATGCCTAAATTTTGCCTCAGAAACTcaaatttctcttccttctggccACCTGCCTGCAGCCCAGCTCTCCCACTCATCCTCCTCCTGGCTCCAGCTGAAGTCTCAGACTCTGGACTTCTGTCCCTGTCAAGTAGGGTGGCTTTCAGTCTTACCAGACAAGCTgttttagcttctttcactttgggAGAAAACTAACTGGACACCGTCATTCTCTCCTTAGGGGCTCTTGACACAGGAGGAAAAAATGATTCCACACCAGAGCTGTATCCACCCTGAACTTCCTAGAGGTATATCACATGCACACGTAAGCACATAACCTCATCCGGAGACCCAGGATtcaaccataagtttgatttatAGGACCAGCACAAACATCAAAGCTGACATGCCCTGTGAGGGAAAACACAGGGGCTGTTTGGGAGGATTGGTCTATACTTTGAAATGGAATGGCACATCAAAAAATACttgttggggggcttccctggtggcgcagtggttgggagtccgcctgccaatgcaggggacgcgggttcgtgccccggtccgggaagatcccacatgccgcggagcggctgggcccgtgagccatggccgctgNNNNNNNNNNNNNNNNNNNNNNNNNNNNNNNNNNNNNNNNNNNNNNNNNNNNNNNNNNNNNNNNNNNNNNNNNNNNNNNNNNNNNNNNNNNNNNNNNNNNNNNNNNNNNNNNNNNNNNNNNNNNNNNNNNNNNNNNNNNNNNNNNNNNNNNNNNNNNNNNNNNNNNNNNNNNNNNNNNNNNNNNNNNNNNNNNNNNNNNNNNNNNNNNNNNNNNNNNNNNNNNNNNNNNNNNNNNNNNNNNNNNNNNNNNNNNNNNNNNNNNNNNNNNNNNNNNNNNNNNNNNNNNNNNNNNNNNNNNNNNNNNNNNNNNNNNNNNNNNNNNNNNNNNNNNNNNNNNNNNNNNNNNNNNNNNNNNNNNNNgtgctccgcaacgggagaggccgcaacagtgagaggcccgcgtgacgcaaaaaaaaaaaaaaaaaaaaaaaaaaaaaaatacttgttaaacGTGAAGCTAATCTTTTTAACTACCTTGGATGCTTATTGCTCTATGGTACTATTACTAATTATATACCCATTGGCACCTAACTTCCCTGAaccttctcatctataaaataaggtaGTTACACTAAATCAATGGTTTCCAAATGGTGCCCTGTGGCTCCATGGGGGTACCTCAGGGCCCTCTAAGCTCCTGCAAAACTCCAAGCCTCCACTCCTTTTTCCAACCAGATCAACACAGCTTTCATCCATTTCCGAATTGGGCTGTTATATGTAAGACTCATGAAGAAAAGCTTCCTTTAAATTGAAGAcaaaagtttgaaagccactgcaCTAGGTAACCACTCAGTTCCGTCCAGCCAAATTCTATGAAGCCACGCTCCCCTGCCTGCTTCAGTTTCTCTAGCAGGAACGCAGCAGAAATTCCTCATGTGGGAATTTTACCTGAATAAAGTCCTTGTGTGAACAAGGAGACAGACATCTAATCTGAAGCTATTCACCGGTAGCTGCTGGGTTCAAAAGACGCCTCCCTTGGCCTCAATCATAGCTCCAAAATAACCTGGGGACGCATAGGAGGTGCCTGCACACACGTCCATCCAAAGGGGCACTGCCCAGGGATGCAGCTCACCTGGAGGTGGCGGAAGTGCAGCTGCTCCTGCTGTTACAACCAATCCTCGATTTGCAGGTAAAGAGGAACTGAACATTAGGTAATCAAAAATACCCATTCTTgagttttccctggtggcgcagtggttgggaatccggctgccgatgcaggggacactggttcgtgccccggtccgggaagatcccacatgccgcggagcggctgggcccgtgagccatggccgctgggcctgcgcatccagagcctgtgctccggacgGGAGAGgcccacaaccgtgagaggcccgcgtaccgcaaaaaaaaaaaaaaaaaacccattctaGGTCATCTCCAGGAATCCAGTGTTTTCTTGAGCACTTACAGTTGAATATGTTACTTCCCAACAACACAGAGATCAAGGCACCCCATTACTGCCACGTCACCAGTGAGGAAAGTGAAGGTTGAAAAGGCAAGATAACTCTCCCAAGTGAGTAAACAACagaaccagattttttttaagttgtattcttaaattgtgaaatataacCTCATGGAATAAATCATAAATGTAGACTACAGTGCATAATTATAGAGCAAAGCCCTATGTTTAACTGTCACCCAAGTCAAGAAACAAAACACTGCCGGTACCCCAGaaaccaccctcccacccccaccttgggTCCCTTCTTCGTCCTGCTTCACTCCCTCCCCAGAAGTATCAATAAATGCTGTGCTGACTTTTAAAATCAATTCCTTGCTTTTTGTTATATAGTTCTACCACCTATAGATGCACGAAGCCAGGACTACTCAGGTCTGTGAAACTCCAAAGTCTATGCTCTTAACCTTGAGATAATGCTTCCTCTTATTCTACCAGCTGCTGAAAGATGACTTTAAATCTTCCATCAACTATGGAGTTGTTTCTCCTTTTAGATCTGTCAATgtctgctttatgtattttgaggctGTTATTAGATACCTGTAAATTTagaactattttatcttccttttatcACTCACCACATGTCTCTCTTGGTCTCTaataatgattcttttttttttttttgctcatgctgtgtagcttgcgggatcttacttcccccaccagggattgaacccaggccacagcagtgaaagcaccgagtcctaaccactggaccgccagggaattcctttttattttttctgggggGGCGGAGCCAGTAATGATTCTTAAAGTGTTATAGCCTTAAAGTCTCATTTACCTCATATTAATAATGCCCCCAGCTTTCTCTGGGTTAGTCTTGCCTggtgtctttttccatccttttcctgCCTCAATAGCAGACTTGGAACATCTTTTGACTATATATTTTCGTGCCCTCTTGACCTATTTACAAAGTCATTGATACCTTTTAATTCTGAAACACAAGActaggaaaagaaataaggaaaaaataagagaacaagGAGATGTGAGTCTAAGCCCTAAGCCAAGCCTCTGGCCTGACTTACATCTCCTTAGGCAGCTGCATTTCTACATGAAGAAAGACTGCAGCTGGGTTTAGATAAATTACTACAGTTCATCAACATAACACTCACGGATAGGGTGTGCCTAACAGGAGCTGAAATAGGAAGCTGTttaagactcacagacatagagaacagacttgtggatgCCATAGTAGGGGTTGGGGGGTAGgtagggatggactgggagtttgggattagcagatgcaaactattatctatagaatggataaacaacaaggtcctactgtatagcacagggaactatattcaatattttgtgataaaccataatggaaaaattatgaaaaagaatatatatatgtatagctgaatcactctactgtacagcaaaattaacacaacattgaatatatctactatacttcaataaaataaattttaaaaaaataaagctgtttatTCACAGACACTGATCACATAAGCACACTGGAATATACTGTATAAATTCATATCCATCATGTAAATATACATGGTGCCACAATCATTTCAAGTCA
This region of Physeter macrocephalus isolate SW-GA chromosome 14, ASM283717v5, whole genome shotgun sequence genomic DNA includes:
- the LOC112066581 gene encoding LOW QUALITY PROTEIN: 60S ribosomal protein L37a-like (The sequence of the model RefSeq protein was modified relative to this genomic sequence to represent the inferred CDS: substituted 2 bases at 2 genomic stop codons), with the protein product MCFTNGARKSVLCLFWILGVENSICFLGSALVCNDKAKCTKKVRIIGKHGTCFDASLRRMVKKIEIHQHAKYTCSFXGETKMKSXVVGIRHWGSFMKIVAGGAGTSQPTSAVTVMSALRRLKVCKGQ
- the LOC102978150 gene encoding 39S ribosomal protein L30, mitochondrial-like → MAGILRSVVQRPPGRLQMVTKGVEPLVCTDWIRHKFTKSRIPDKVFQPSPEDHEKYGGDPQQPHKLHIVTRIKSTKRRPYWEKDIIKMLGLQKAHTPQVHMNIPSVDAKLKVVKHLIRIKPLKLPQGLPTEEDMSSTCLKSTGELVVGWLQNPTDQEVN